A region of the Oenanthe melanoleuca isolate GR-GAL-2019-014 chromosome 14, OMel1.0, whole genome shotgun sequence genome:
TAAGTTACGCTGCTGATCCTTCAAGGGATCTGCCTGAGAGCAACGAGCCCTTTCAGCCTGGGCAGGTGTTTGGTCTCCCGGACCCTAAACAGGAGATACAGGCGTGCCCATGGAGGTGGGTGTGAGAGGCACAAGGGAAGGCGCGTCTGCACAGACACCCCGGAGCCGGGACAGACGGGACACACGAGccgctccctgtccctgcagaggcagCGCGAGGAGCTCGGGGCGCTGCCGCGCTTTCAGCAATCTCCAGCCCCAGCGGGGCGCGGACCCACAGCTCGATCCGGAGCGCCGATCCCGGGGGACGGGCCGGGCCTGGCCCTGAGGCACCGGGCGGGCGGGGAAGCGCCGCCTCCCTCACGTCATGGCGGGCACGGGCCGGGTTCAGGGCCGGGCtcggggcgcggcggcggcagAAGCGGGCGGACAGCGGGCAccatgcagctcctgcccagcctgtcccctgtcacctggctgctcctcatCGCCTGCCTGTGCCTCGTGGCCCTGTAAGTACAGGCCGGTCCCCTGCGGGAACGGGCAGGAGAAGAGCCCGGTGTCAGCGGGTTCGAGTGAATTAGCGCTGAAACCACCCGGGGCCCCCGCGCTGTCCTCAGGGGACCCGCTGCCAGCGGGAAGGAGCGAGCTGGGCTGGGCGGGGAgggaaattaaaggaaatgcttgatttttttttttttttagcatttccCAAGAAGGAAACTTAAACTTCCGGGTGTTTAAAGACAGCAGCGGCCGTGGCGTCCTTGGGCTGTGCCACTGGGAGCAGCGCAGGGCGATGccggagctgctgccagcagaaccCCCCGATTAAGTAGTTCTGTTGGCCGAACTTCGGCTTATGTGGCTCAGGGGAGCTGTAGCGAGCTATACAGGCAAAAACTTAATTTTGCTGTGGTAATTTATGTCCCTGCCGTGCCACCTGAGCATCGCAGGAGGTCTTTGCAAAGACAAACACAAGGGCAGGCCTCACTTCAGAACTCAGTCGCTCCGAGATCTCTCCTGCATCACCTGAGCCACACTTGTCTGAGCTGGGCAATTAAATGAGGCCCTGAGTAAAGCCTGAGGTACCCAGGTGCACTGGTTTGTTtaggctgggctgcagctcctttcaGCTCTTGTCTTCCATCAAAATCTACCCAAGTGATCCTGCGTTTATTGCAAAGAGCATCctcagcagggatgctgctgggccATCATTTCAGCTTTCCCTGAGTGACAGAAACCAGTTATTTAAGCAGGTCCCCGTGCTCAGGAAGAAGTATCTTCTCTTTTCATTGCATAAGTGTCTCTCACATGCTCTTTGCATGGCAGCTATGGGATATGGCCCTACCAGACCTTCAAGAAGCTGGGCATTCCTGGCCCACGGCCTCTGCCATTTGTGGGAACTTTCCTGGAGTACCAGCATGTGAgtaccagcagctgctgctctgtagTGCCTTAGATCCTTCTTGTGGCTGGTGCTGTTTTCCTCACTCTTTGTGCAACTCTTTCCATTGTCCTTGATTCAGTCAGATGAAAATTATGCTTTTAGGTAGGAAGCTCTTTGGTCTCATGGAGAACATAAAAGTTCAGGCTGACCTGAATGAGGTgtgttgtattttaaaactactttGTAATTCAAATTTTTAGTTTCTCCCTCTGTTTCTACCTGCTCTCAAGCAGTTGAAGTTCTGTTggacacaaaaaaagaaagtattagAGAGATTCTTAAGACTGCAGTTTTCTGGGAATGCATGTTTCTTTGCCCTTTTTATCATCAACATGAAGAGCCTGAATTAGTCCCAGAAATGCTTCATCCAACCACTTACTCTTGGGCCAGCCTGAGACTAAGCCagacaaatacattttaaaataaaactcaaacATTATCAAGCTACCAAACCTCATCAAATAACAAGGCAGTAGCTTGTAAACTAGAGTTTACATCATACATGTTGCCTCTTACTACTGGTTTAGTGAGTCTTATGTGTCCTGTAAGTTTCATCATTACATGTAATAGCAGTTAAAACCctaatggaaacaaaataaaaatctgtgttcagTTCAGTAACTGCAGAGGAAGATCATATGAggacaaggcagcagcagctctgacttgTTGAGCTGAAGGTGAAAGAACACCCTGGGATCCAGTTCTGCCTCCTAACTCTGCTCACTAAAACTTTGTACTCTGTCATACCTGGTCTTCATTACATTTTTAGATCAGGTTGGCTGGTGGAAGTTGAaagtatctttttctttttttaaaatctctgctctcttttttctctccaatGCAAATGTCCCCTAAGCATCTGCTTGATGCTTAAGAGGACCATGCACCTCCCAGCCTCAACCTCTGCCACTTACAGTGGGGCCATGGGATgcactgtgctgccagctgtggcctGCTTTGATCACTTTTCTCTGGCAAACTGTTCatctctcctttcttcttttccagggAGTCCACAATTTTGAtcagaaatgctttgaaaagtATGGAAAAATCTGGGGGTAAGTTTCTGCAGAACAGAACTACCAGTTAGGGGTGCTCTACAGCCCAGATTAGAATGGGAAAAGTTACATTGATGTTATGTTCCTCAGCACTGTAATTTCAGCAGTGAGAGCCTGGGAGAATCGAGGTTTACCACTGGGAAGGTCTCCACCCATCTCTCCAAGGCTTTTCTCCTGGGATTTCAGTgtggtgtggggctgggatggtgaTGGCCAGTTTGTAGGGTCATTTCTTTGCATAAGCTTTGAAAATCACCTCCACTGCTTGGTGTCAAACTGAGCCTCCTGCCTTTGAAGCTGCTCTTCTGTGTGTCTGGAGCAGAAAGCAAGCTGCAGGCTGCCACAATGTTTTTCATCTTGCTCTCTgcttctcccagagctggggcacaaGCTACCTTTCAacctgcctgcctgctccctgcacagtgCTTGTTTTGTGCAGGCCCTCTTATCATGCTTCTACTGAGAACCTCTCAAACTGAAGCCAAATTGCTctgcaaaaaaaatcctgagagGCTTCATGAAGCCTggtgcagtttttttttttgaaagattaaATGTTCACAAGCTTCTTGAAGATGGCAGCTTCccccagctgtggctcaggGCTCCCTGCCCTTTAGCCCACACCCATGACTTTTAagtttttctgtctctgctgatTGGAAAATGGAGGAGACAGATTAGTTTTACACCTCTCAGTGCCTTGTAGGCCAGGCAGGAAATCTCTTTCCTCCACAGGTGGATTGTTTGGTGTGGATTTCTTGTCTCCAGCCATCAGTAGTGGAAACAGTTCAGACAGCCCAAGTGCAGGGGATCAGCATAGTGGCAAAAAGCTGTCTTTAAACCCACACAGCTTTGGCAACTCTTCAGTACCACAAACAATTGCTAGAAATGCTCATGCTGCCCAAGTTTATCACTTTCATTCCCTTTCTCATCTTTTACTACATAATAAACAAGTTTCAGCCTTATCCTTCCAGCTGTTTTGTCAGAGGGCCCAAACCCTTTGTGCCATGGCTCTGGCCATGGACAGAGCAGGCTGCTTTTGCTCCAGCTGACCATGAAGCATGGATTGACTGTGGGTTTCTCTTGGCTTAGGTTTTATGATggcaggcagcctgtgctggctgttTTGGACCCCATCCTCATCAAAAACATCCTGGTGAAAGAGTGCTATGACATTTTTACTAATCGCCGGGTAAGTACCTAATCCCACATTTTCCTGTTCAATAAGGGCACATTCAGCAAGAAAGAAGGAGTTTCTTCTTGGTTTCAGTTCTTCTCTGAGCTCTTCAGCAAGTACTTGCTGTGTGATGTGCTCCAGTTTATTGATGGTACTAGCATCAAAATTCTTCCATGGAGGTGTAGGGGCCACTCTGGCTGGGACACTGGGCCGTCAGCCTGGATGTGGCCTAGGCTCTGATGGCATTTGTAACTCTTACActtctgtttccatttctgttgtTTGCTGGTTGAGGTAGAGCTGACATGACTTCAGGGGCCGAGTCAACTCTCCATGGAaggttttctttgcatttctgtcaCGTGAAAGGGGGCTGTAAACCTGCACCTGTGTCCTGTTCCTCTGTGCAGAACTTCCGTCTGAACGGGATCCTGGAGTCAGCCCTCAACGTGGCTGAAGATGAGCAGTGGAAAAGGATTCGTACAGTGCTGTCTCCAACCTTCACCAGTGGGAAGCTGAAGGAGGTAAAGCACAGGCCACTGATACTTTGCATTCATAGCTGGAGGAGAACTGAGCTGTTTCTGAGTGCAGACCTTCCCCTCAAACGGGGAAATTGCCATGTTTGCCAGGACCACATCCATGAGTACCTGCATTGTTGGTACCATTGAGCAATACAGTGTCTGTTTGCCATCCTGGGGAGGGAGTCaggagaaggggctgggggtgaaACAGCACACAAGGCATTGCAAGCTGAGGCACTTGGCCTGTGGCATGTATATCCATCCTGCTAAACACATCACTCACACCAGGCTTGTCCATTTTCCATGTGCCCAGGAGCCATGTTTGCTCCCAGCTGGAGTGGATGCTAAGCTGGAGTAGGAGCTGTGTGTGGATTTTTAGAGGAGAGCCTTTCTCAGTCCTAGTTAGATGAGCTCTTTGGACAGGTTGTTAAGATGAGAAAAAGCAATGTCTGAGACCTGGAAATGAGGCCTTCCCTTTGCTTGCCCCTCCTCCCCAAGGCAGATGTGGCACGTGGCAGATGGCACTGTCACCCAGCCTTGTTTGGTAGCAGGGAAAGAGTCAACAGTactttttgctttggtttgcaTTTCAGATGTTCCATATCATTAACCACTACGGTGAAAAATTAGTGCAAAACATTGAGAAGAAAGTGGCTAATGATGAGTTTGTGACTGTGAAGGAGTGAGTAACTGTGTGGGGCTGACAGGAATGGGTTTGTATTCAGTGTGGGGAAGGGGCTGTTCTTTTCCACGCTGCAGCATGGATCCCTTGTCAGCTATGGAAGCAATAGACCACAAAATGTCCACAGAGTTGTGGGTATGGCATGTTCCTCAGCAGTGGgcttgctgtgctctgctctgcccaaaTGGGAGAGCTGTGCCCTTTCCCCATTTCATTTTACTGCAGATGCATTTTGAGGTAGGAAGCATTTCCCAGAGTTTTTCTAGAAGCTGCACAAGATGTGATATTTTGGGTGTCATTTTACAGATGAAAATCAGAATATAGTTGTAGACTGCAATTCAGTGCTTTCCAGCTACAGCTTAGGTTttggaagcagagaaaaattgGGGGAATGAATGCAGGGggaaacttcaaaaataaaattatggcTACTGCCTGATAAGGACAGACCTACTATGTTAGGACTGTGCATGAAGAGAGATTCCTCTCACAAGGATTGTTCCTAGATGAGCTCTTATTTACTGCTGTGGTTGGGCTCATCTCATTCACTCTCTCTTCTTCTCTACTCAGCATTTTTGGAGCTTACAGCATGGATGTGGTGACCAGCACTTCTTTCAGTGTCAATGTTGACTCCATGAACAACCCCAATGATCCCTTTGTCACCAACATTAAGAAATTTCTCCAGTTCAGTTTCCTAAGTCCTGTGTTCTTACTCTTAGGTATGACAAACCTCATCTCATACAGCCCTGAATCGATGTCAAAGGTGCTGCATTTTCTGGTAGCTCCCTTAGTACCTTTGAGCCCTTTTTGCCATATGGGAGATGCTGAACACTTTGCAGGATTGGATTTACAGTCTCAGATCTGTAGAAATATTTCCCCAAGGAAACCACAGCCAGGATTTGTACAGCCCAGGTGGATCTTGGCAGCATCCTCCTATGAGGAGAGGCCTGCTTGTAGATATGGTGGAGAGCTGCTCTATCGCAGAGAGCTGCACTGAGAGTGGTATTGTGGTCAAAAAGTAACATATGGAGGGGGTTCTCAAGTGCTGTTGCATCCCAGCCACGGTTAGGTAAAAAGAGATGGAGGCAATAAAAGGGGTCAGGGTCCAGATGTATTGCTCTTTCTATGCCTTGTACCAGTTTTGATTTTATTGGGGCCCCTTTGAGCTCAAGTGTGTTGGtctgttctttccttttagTGTTGTTCCCCTTTGTTACCCCTGTGCTGGAAAGGATGAAGGTGACTCTGTTACCCTCAGATGTCATGGAGTTCTTCAAGAATGTCTTCACAAAAATGAAGAAGGAACGGGGAAAGGGCAGCAGCACGGTGAGCCCAGCCTAGGTAGCCTCTTCTCTTCAGGAAAAGTCCTGAGTGCAGGAGGAGCCTGGTGGCATCTTCAGAAGCTGTGATGTGTCACCTGCTCTCCATGCTCTCCAAACCCaagaaaaaccagaaacatGCCCTCCCTGGGCATCCAAGTAGAGAAAGTATCTGTGTTCCTGGAGGGTCTGTAATCCAGACCTCATCATGTACTGAAGCCATGAGCTGTGAGTGGAGCAGGTGTCTCAGCCAGGGCCTTGTGCTGGACAAGATTTGCCTCCTCCCCGCTCACATCTTCTCTGTTTCTTCCCAGGACCGGGTGGATTTCCTGCAGCTCATGATTGAATCGCAGAACTCACATGATGGCTCCAAGTCTGCTGAGACCAACTTGGACAAAAGTATGTTGTAAGATGTGTCTTCCtctcagcagaaagcagtaGTTCCTTATCCATTTAAAAGGGAAGTAGGGAGAGGGTTCTAGTCATTAATCCCATGAAAGATTCAAAATCTCGGTAGTGGGGCCATAATGACATTTATCACAGGTCAGTCATGCTTTTATTATATCTCATTTCCTGGGATAACTTCTGAGGTGTGTTTGTGCAACAAAGAGCAAAATGAGTGAGTATCTCCTTACCCCCATTTCTTACTTTGTTGTCTCTGAAGGCCACTAATGTTGGTAGTAGATCAAAAAGCACACAAAGCACATATGCTGCATGTACCTTGCTCACCTGTGAGCTCATCTCTGTTTCCTATCCTAGGTAAACTGTAAGAAGATAAAGGCTCAGCCAAGGCATAGTCCTGGTCTGTCAACTCAAGGCAGGATGCTTTTAAACTTTTGAGGTGCCAGGACAGGGGGTTTGTAGGACACACTGCACTGCATCCTGCACCCCTTGTGGTACCAGAGGATAAGCTGGGTGTTTCCTTTACCAACTGTTACATAGCTAGGAGTAGCATTACCTACACTGATGACTGGGATCCTGAATTCCCAAGGgttaattactgtaattttcaGCTTCTTGTATGTGCTTCTATGCCTTTTTTCAGCATTAAGTGACGAGGAGGTTCTGGCCCAGGCTCTTATCTTTGTCTTTGCTGGTTATGAGACCACCAGCTCCACCCTCAGCTACATAGCCTACAACCTGGCCACCCACCCTGACGTGCAGCAGCGACTCCAGGACGAGGTCGATACACACCTGCCCAACAAGGTAAAGGAggctgggaaggtgctgggctTGCAAACCTAGGCTGCAGACAGAGTGGCAGAGGTGTTGGCACTGTGGTTCCCCCTTCCCTGGAagcactgggggctgtggggtggcagttgcagtgctgtgttctCAGTGCTCCCgttcctctccaggctgctcccacGTACAGCGCCATCACTCAGATGGAGTACCTGGATATGGTGGTGAACGAATCCATCCGGCTCTACCCCGTTGGGGGCCGGCTCGAGAGGGTCTGCAAGAAGACAGTGGAGCTCAGTGGAGTGACCATTCCAGAGGGAATGGTGGTGCTGATCCCAGCCTTCGTGCTGCACCGCGACCCACAGTACTGGCCAGAGCCCGACGAGTTCAGGCCTGAGAGGTGAGGGTCACGTGGGGGAATTGCTGCATGCTCAGCCTCAGCCCTGGGAGTGGGAATGGCAGCAAAAGTGGGGAATGTGTGATTATAACATTTAAATTAGGCATTTATCATTGTCTGACATCTAGTCCCAGCATTACCGTGAGGGGAGTTTTATGATCTACATCCATAAACTGTGCATGGAATTTAATTAACTGCATTGAAGGGAGCAACAgtgagagcagctcccagcagctgtaaCACTGAGGGGTTTATGGCCAGATATTAAAGCAAGAGCCATTGGGTGACTGGCACAGTGCCCTGCAAATCAGCAGTGGAAGGGCAAAGATGTGTAGGAAATAAAACTCAATTTTTAACTCAAGTTATGAAGCAATCTTTGCTTAGGAGCTCTGTCAGACCCTGCAAAATGAGGCAATAGCCCAAGGCAAACCTGGGATACCATGAACCTGGTAGTCTTCAGATGACCACCAAGACATTGAGGCTTGGTCCAGAGAGAGCAAGACCAGACCTCTGCCCTTGAACCAGGAGCAGAAATACTGCTGGAAACTAATCCTGGTGTAGGGATGTGGTGACCTTTGAGACAAAACATGGTAGTGGTATCAGGCAGAAGCACCTGTGGAGCCTATGGTCACCTTGTTTTGGAGTCAGAAGGAAACACCCAAATGGGAGTACTCTGGCAATGGGCCAGGCTACACCAGTTGCTCCGGTAGTCACATCCTTATTCCAGTTGTCAAACTGGGTATGGGTAGCTGGTCAGGAGCTCTTTCGGGCTCACTTGCCTTGCTGGGAGTTCATCAGAGGGATGTGCTGGTGTCTCAGTAGTGAGATACTTCACTTCTGACTTAGCATGGCTGAGGTTTGTACCTCATGTACTGGGAATGAAAAGCTTTGTGACATGAAAACCAACTGATCACTAAGAAGTCTTACTGAAAATGCTCAGTGGCAAATTTCTCTGTGAAGCTGATTgttcttccctgtttttcatGATGAGGCAAGGAATGGGGCTGGCATGTCTCAAAAGCAGCCCTGCCTTTAGTCACGCAGGGGGAGAACATCTTTGTGTTCGCTCGGTCCTTTGATCTACAGGGAAGCTGTGGAGCTGTAGACCTGTGTGGTTTAGGGTTTGAAATCTGGCTTCAGTTGTGGAGCTGAGAGGAAGTTCTGAGAAAAGAGTAGTTCTGAAAACCATTAGCGTATTTCAGGTATTCCCAAGACACCCAATGCACCTGGATTTGCACAACCAAATCTGAACAGTAGGATGAAAG
Encoded here:
- the LOC130259488 gene encoding cytochrome P450 3A12-like codes for the protein MQLLPSLSPVTWLLLIACLCLVALYGIWPYQTFKKLGIPGPRPLPFVGTFLEYQHGVHNFDQKCFEKYGKIWGFYDGRQPVLAVLDPILIKNILVKECYDIFTNRRNFRLNGILESALNVAEDEQWKRIRTVLSPTFTSGKLKEMFHIINHYGEKLVQNIEKKVANDEFVTVKDIFGAYSMDVVTSTSFSVNVDSMNNPNDPFVTNIKKFLQFSFLSPVFLLLVLFPFVTPVLERMKVTLLPSDVMEFFKNVFTKMKKERGKGSSTDRVDFLQLMIESQNSHDGSKSAETNLDKTLSDEEVLAQALIFVFAGYETTSSTLSYIAYNLATHPDVQQRLQDEVDTHLPNKAAPTYSAITQMEYLDMVVNESIRLYPVGGRLERVCKKTVELSGVTIPEGMVVLIPAFVLHRDPQYWPEPDEFRPERFSKENKESIDPYTFLPFGAGPRNCIGMRFALLIVKVAVVVLLQKFSFRPCKDTPIPLVLDSKGFMQPKQPIVLKMVPRAQADLKK